One stretch of Candidatus Saccharimonadales bacterium DNA includes these proteins:
- the pilM gene encoding type IV pilus assembly protein PilM codes for MALLKGVGDFFALDIGTNAVRVVQLSNSGQDTWTLLHYGYAPVDLKTTSASSKESERRLGEIIMTAVGQSGIKTKDVVIGLPSQKTFTTVIDVPVMPEAELKSTIKYQIDQYIPMAIDEAKVDWVLLGQSAHNPQQQEVLLASTANSYAEERLEFIEGLGLNVIAAEPDPIAMVRSLLPTGIQDARLIIDVGELSTNLVVTFGDAPRLVRTIPTGLHSLVKAAVQNLNVEEDQARQFILKFGLAPDRLEGQVYHAVESVLEGFAAELTKSIKFFQTRYPNTPVGGILLAGYASVVPKFGEYVSSKTSVQSVPANPWQKVRVQQSDQQQLAAIATEFATVVGLAQRRNK; via the coding sequence ATGGCATTACTAAAAGGCGTGGGCGACTTCTTTGCACTTGATATAGGTACCAATGCGGTACGTGTTGTGCAGTTAAGTAACAGCGGTCAAGATACTTGGACGCTTCTTCACTACGGATACGCGCCAGTTGATCTAAAAACGACAAGTGCAAGCTCTAAAGAGTCAGAACGCCGCCTAGGCGAGATTATTATGACTGCAGTGGGGCAGAGCGGCATCAAAACGAAGGACGTTGTGATTGGGCTTCCATCCCAAAAAACATTCACAACCGTTATTGACGTTCCCGTCATGCCGGAAGCCGAACTGAAAAGTACGATCAAATACCAAATTGACCAATACATCCCAATGGCAATTGACGAAGCAAAGGTTGATTGGGTTCTTCTGGGACAATCCGCACATAACCCGCAGCAACAAGAAGTCCTTCTTGCAAGCACGGCCAACAGTTATGCCGAAGAACGTCTGGAATTTATCGAAGGGCTTGGACTAAATGTTATTGCCGCCGAACCTGACCCGATTGCAATGGTCCGATCGCTGCTCCCAACCGGTATTCAGGATGCGCGTTTGATTATTGATGTCGGTGAACTCTCGACTAACTTAGTAGTAACCTTTGGTGATGCGCCACGTTTGGTCCGTACGATCCCTACGGGACTTCATTCGCTCGTCAAGGCTGCCGTTCAAAACCTGAACGTTGAGGAAGACCAGGCGCGCCAGTTTATTCTAAAGTTCGGTCTAGCTCCCGATCGTCTAGAAGGACAGGTGTACCACGCTGTCGAAAGCGTTCTCGAAGGGTTCGCGGCTGAACTCACGAAATCGATTAAGTTTTTCCAGACACGTTACCCGAATACGCCAGTAGGCGGTATTTTGCTGGCTGGATACGCAAGTGTCGTGCCTAAATTTGGTGAATACGTTAGTTCAAAAACGAGTGTTCAGTCCGTACCTGCAAATCCATGGCAAAAAGTTCGCGTTCAGCAGTCAGACCAACAGCAACTTGCGGCAATCGCGACTGAATTTGCAACGGTGGTTGGCCTCGCGCAACGGAGGAACAAGTAA